Sequence from the Mycobacterium florentinum genome:
GGCAACGCGGCGATCGGCTTGTGCAACCCGATCGCCCCGCCGGTCGTCGTCCACCACGACGGTAACGGGCGCTGCTGGAGCGAGTTCGTCCTCGGGTCGGCCTACGAGGGCCCGCCCGGCCGGGTGCACGGCGGCGTGAGCGCCCTCGTCCTCGACCACATGCTCGGCGAGGCGGCCAGCGAGGGATTGTCCCGGGCGCGGTTCACCGGAACCATCACCGTGAAGTACCTGCGCGGCACACCCCTGGGCCCGCTTCGTTGCGACGCCTGGATCGACCGCACCGAAGGCGCCAAAGCCTTTGCGAAGGGCTCTATTTCGGATGCGGAAGGGGTGACCGTGGAGGCAGAAGGCGTCTTCATCGAGCCGGCGTGGGCGCGGGACATTCAATGAAGTTCTACATCAGCAGTGCGTTCCTGAACACCCGGGAGATCATCGAGATCGCCAAGGCCGCCGACGAACTCGGCTACGACGGCATCGGCATACCCGATCATGTGGTGAACCTGGAGACGCTCGACACGCCGTACCCGTACACCAAAGACGGCGAACGACGCTGGCAGCCGTTCACCGACTGGCCCGACCCCTGGGTGCTGGCCGGCGCCCTGGCGCAGGTCACCACCCGGCTGCGGTTCGTCACCACGGTCTACATTCCCGCGATGCGCAATCCCTACTCGGCGGCCAAAGCCATTGGTACCGCGGCGGTTTTGGCGTCCGGACGCATCGAGCTCGGTATCGGTGTCGGCTGGTGCCGCGAGGAATTCGCCCTGATGACCGAACAGTTCGACGCCCGCGGCAAGCGCACCGACGAGATGATCGAGCTGATGCGGGCGCTGTGGGCGCCCGGCTGGACGGAGTTCGACGGCGACTTCTACAAGACGCCGCGGCTGGAGATGCAACCGACGCCGCCGCCGATACCCGTCTACGTCGGCGGGCTCAGCGACGCCGCTTTGCGCCGCGCCGCACGCAACGACGGCTGGATCGGCGATCTGATCAAGTCCGAACACGCCATCGAGGCGGTGGGCAAGCTGCGTGAACTGCGCGCTCAAAAGGGTTTAACCATGGATGATTTCACCATCCTGACGCCACTCACCGACGCCTTTACCACCGCCGACTACCAACGCGTCGCCGATGCCGGTATCACCGGCATCATCACGATGCCATGGATGTTCTACTCGGGACCCGACGCCACGCTCGACGACAAGATCGATGGCATGCAGCGCTTCCGCAAGGATCTCGCACTCGACGGCTAGACGGCGAGTTCGGTCGCCGCCATACTCGATGCATGCCCTTCACGGTTGTGTTCAGCAACGGCGAACCGCGCGACTACGGCGTATTCGACAAGTACGAAGTCACGGATGCGGGCGTGTTGGTCATCGACATGCATCGCGAGGACGTCAAGCGGCACTACATCGCTCCCGGAAGTTGGCTGGAGGTTGTCGATATGGCCGACGGGCAGCCCGCCGGCGCATCGCGCGGGATCTTGGGCGTCAGACCTACCCGCTAATCCGCCGCGACGATTCTGCCCAGGGGAGGAAACATGAGGCATCAAACGTGTGTGGTGGCCGCGGTGACCGTCGGTGTGGTCGTCGCGGGCTGCAGCAGTTCGCCGGGGCCGAGCACCGCGTCGGGCACCAGTACCACGAGCGCGAAGACGGTCACCACCACGGTGTCGCAGACCCCGACGGCCTCGGCCGCCGGCACGGATCTGCGGTCGCTGATTCCGACGCCGGCCAGCACGCAGCGGACCGACGGTCCCGATTCCATCGCGGACAACGGCATCCATCTGCACTTCCTCGTCACCGGCTCGCCGAGCGATGTGATGCCCGGTTATAAGACCGCGCTGGAGGCCGCGAGCTGGGCAGTGACCGTCGAGAGCTCGGGCGGCGGTCGCGGCGGCGGTGGTGCGACCTACACCGGAACCAACGGCAGCACCTACGGCGTGTTCTCCGGTGGCGGCTACGGCGCCACGACCGACATCGATGCGTGCGCGTGGCCGGCCAAGCCGGCCAACCCGGACTGCGGTCACCACCAATAGCGGCCGGGCCCCGGCGGTACCGCGCGTTATCGCCCAGCCTTTCAACACCTTTGACGCCAGTCGCGTCCGGCCGGACGGCGTTTGGGCGCCTGGCCTGGTTGTGTCTCCCTGCCTTGCTCGTGCACGCCGTTGAATAAATCGGTATGGTCATACCGTATAGATATACCGATCAGAAGTGAAAGGGACCGGAGATGGAATCGTGGCGTAACAATATTTCGGTGCTTCGGGGCGTGCTGCGGGGACCTGTCTTCACCGCTGACGACTCGGCGTTCGACAGCGAAGTGGCGGTGTTCAACATGGCGGTGCGGCACCGCCCCGCGCTCGTGGTCGGTGCTACGGGCGCCGGAGACGTGTCCGAGGCCGTCAGGTTCGCGGCACGCAACGGCCTTAATGTCGCGGTCCTCAACACCGGTCATGGACCGACCGTCGGGGCCGACGCGGACACATTGATGATCACGATGAGGCGGATGTCGGGAATCATCATTGACGCCGAAAAGCATTGGGCCCGAGTCGATGCCGGAGTTCGATTCGGTCAGCTGGTCGACGCCGCCGCACTCTACGGACTGGCTCCGCTGCCCGGTTCCTCGCCCGGGGTCGGTGTGGTCGGCTACACGCTGGCCGGCGGCGCGAGTTCCACGATGGGGCGCAAGTACGGCTGGGCCGCCGATCATGTCACCGCCATGGATGTGGTCACCGCCGATGGCGAATTACGCCGTGTGTCATCCGAATCAGAATCCGATCTGTTCGGCGCGCTGCTGGGTGGAACGAGCAACTTCGGGGTGGTCGTCGCGATGGAGTTCGGACTCTTCCCGGTGACTTCGTTGTATGCCGGCGCGCTCTTCTATTCCGGTCAGCACACCCGGCAGGTACTGCAGGCTTACCGAGATCTCACTGCGTCCGCGCCTGACGAACTGACGACCGGCTTCGCGCTGCTGAATCTCCCGCCGCTACCCGGACTGCCACCATTCATGAAGGGGCAATTGACCGTATCGGTGCGGATCTCCTATGTCGGGGACGCGTCCGCCGGCTCGGCTCTGATCGATCCGCTGCGGGTGGCGGCCCCCGTGCTGGCCGACAGTGTGGCCAGCATCCCGTACAGCCAGTTCGCCAGCATCAGCAACGACCCGACCGATCCAGCGCCCGCCGTCGAGCATTTCGGGCTGCTTCGCGAACTGACCGATGACACCATTGACGCGATCGTCGACGTGGTCGGTCCCGATTCCGGCAGCGCGATCAACATCGTCGACATCCGGCATCTGCAAGGAGCTTTCAGCAAGCCGGCGCCCTTCCCCAACGCCGTCGGCGCGCGCGACGCCGCGTTCGCCATGTTCGGTCTGACGGTGGTGCCGCCGGGACGGGAAGTGGCGGATTACCGTGACTCGGGCCGCGAACTCCTTGGGGCACTGCGTCCGTGGCTGCACGACATGACCAACCCGAGTTTCGTAGGTCCGGCCGACACGCTCGATGATCGCATCAAGCGGGTCTATCACCCCGAGGTCTACGACAAATTGCAGACGGTCAAGGAACACTATGACCCGTACAACAGGTTCCGGCTCAACCACAACATCCCGCCGCGGTTCGCCGCGTAAGGGCGCGGCCGGTGTTTGGCTTGATTGAGCTCGGTATTACCGTACCATATAGTAATGGCTGTTGATCGTCGAATCCGACGAGCCGGCGGTGCGCGCCGCGCCGCGGCGGTCCAAGCGGCCGCCTCGGTGCTGGCGGATCGGGGGTACGAAAATGCCCGCTTCGCCGATGTCGCGCAGGCAAGCGGCACGGCCATCAGCACGCTGCAGAACTACTTCGGCTCGCGCGAGGACATGCTGATCGAGGCGATGCGGTACACGACCGAGTCCGAGGTGGCCGCCTTCGAGACGGTGGCCGATGCCGAGAGCGACCCGTGGAATCGCCTGGTGGCCATGATCGACCGCAACCTGAACACCCCGGTTCGTAACCACCAGCTGCTGCTCGAATTCTGGCGCTCGGGCATCCGGGACGAGGAGTTGCGTGATTACGGCGAGGAGGGCTGGTCTCGTTACCGGGCTCCCTTCGTGCGAACCGTGATCGAGGGTCGCGACGCCGGCGTCTTCGCGCCGGTGGTCGCGCCCGAGGACGTCGTCGATCTGCTGTTCGCCACGCTCGTCGGCGCCATGATTCCGCGGGTGCTGCGCTTTCCCAGTCCGTCGGCCGATCGCTTCCGAACCGCGTTGCTGCGCCAACTTGCCGGGACGCTCGGGCGCCCCGGGTACGAGTAGGCCGGCGTTCAGCGCCCGGCGGCCCGGCGAAACACTAACGGGGGATTGCCAGCGGCCGAAAACTCCGCGATGCCGCTGTCTGGTTTCGTTGTGCGCGCTAGGTCTTCGCGCAATGACATGACAGCGAAGGACTGCGGATGAGTCACGTGTCGCGCGGCCGCACGGTCGGCCTAGGGCTGGCAGCCAGCTCGATCGTCGCTGCGGCGATCATGGTGGCGGCAGATCCCATCGCCACGGCGGATCCAAACCCCACCCGCGCCGGCGTCGACGTGGAAGCAGCGGCGCTCCGCCTCCCGCCTCGGAGCCGGCAGCGGAGGCCTCACCACAACCGGCGGCCCCGGCGCGGCAGGCTCCCGATGGCTCCGGTCCCGGCCCGGGCGGTGGCATCGGCCCCGGCCGGCGGGGCGGACCCGGTCGCCAAGGACGTGGCCACCCGCGCGGGTGGTGTTCGTCTGCTGCGGACGCTTCTCGCGCTGCGGCTTCCGCTAGCTGGTGGAGTTCGATCGGACGGCTTCAACCAGGGCGCTGGCGGCGAGGTGACCCAGGTTGTTCGACGCCAGGGGGCTGTCACCGGTGAGCAGCTTGCGGTCTTGATGGACCTTGCCGGTCATGTCGTCGTTGAGGACGGTCAACCCCTGCTTGCGGAGTGCGTCGGCGACCAGCCACTGCATATGCCCTGGGAGGTAACCGATGTCGACGTTGAATCCCTCGTCGAGCGCATCTGGGAACACGCAGAGCGAGTATCCCTTGAACGGCGACTCCGTTTCGCCCTGGCCAACGGACAGCAATGCCGCCGGACCGCGGCACAGGGTGATGATGAATTTGTCGTTGGCCAATGCCCAGTCGAGGGTCTGCGCCACCGCGCCGGCGGCCGGCAGCCCGATGACCGCGCCGTGGCCGCCGGGGATGAAGACGGCGATGTAGTCCGAATCGGCGCCGAGATCGTTCTCGACGACCTCGGCGAGCTTCTTGGGTTGCTTGAGCTTGGGCTTGAGTGCTTCGTAGGTCTGCAGCACGGCCTTGTCCTGGCCGGGCAACGCCCACCATTCCAGCTTCGCCGGATAGCCGGCGATCGTGGCGACGTCGACGTCGAAGCCCGCCGTCAGCAGGTGGTGCAGGGGAAGCAGCATCTCGACGGGATGATTGCCAGTGGAGAACATCTTGCCGTTCTCACAAAGCAAGTAGCGTTCCTCGGCGGCGATCATCAGCACCTTCCACCGGCCCTCGGTGTAGGCGCCTTCGTGCTCGACTCCGTCGAAGTCGGTTGTGGGCCGGGTGTACTGGGTCAGCGAATACGGCGAGGGAAAGAACGCGTTGTCCTCGGCGCGATCCGGTGTCGGGTCCTTGCTGAGATCATCTGCATCGTACGACATTTCGTGTCCTAACTGTGTTGTGCCGGAGCGCTTCAAATCTCAGACTTCTTGACCGTAAACCTAGTCTGCGGTTCACAACATTGATGGAATTGCCCGACAACCCAGGCAATAACGAACACCACCCGCGCGGAAATCCGCGCGGGTGGTGTTCGTCTGCTGGGTGGTTACACGTCGTAGTACAGCGCGAACTCGTAGGGGTGCGGCCGGATCTGGACCGGCAGAATCTCGTTGTCGCGCTTGAAGCTGATCCACGTCTCGATCAGGTCGGACGTGAAAACGCCTCCCTCAGTGAGGTATTCGTGGTCCTCTTCCAGCCGGTCGATCACCGCGGACAGCTGAGTCGGTGCCTGCGGGATGTTGGCGGCCTCTTCCGGCGGGAGCTCGTAGAGGTCCTTGTCGACCGGCGCCTGCGGCTCGATCTTGTTCTTGATGCCGTCCAGGCCGGCCATCAGCATGGCCGCGAACGCCAGGTACGGGTTGCCCGACGAGTCGGGGCAACGGAACTCGAGCCGCTTGGCCTTCGGGTTGCTGCCGGTGATCGGGATACGCACACACGCCGAACGGTTGCGCTGGCTGTACACCAAGTTGATCGGGGCCTCGAAGCCCGGCACCAACCGCTTGTATGAGTTCACCGTCGGGTTGGTGAAGGCCAGCAGCGACGGCGCGTGGTGCAGCAGGCCACCGATGTAGTGGCGGGCGGTGTCCGACAGGCCGGCGTACCCGGTCTCGTCGTACATCAACGGGCTGCCGTCTTTCCACAGCGACTGGTGGGTGTGCATGCCGGAGCCGTTGTCACCGAACAGCGGCTTGGGCATGAACGTGACCGTCTTGCCGGCCTGCCACGCGGTGTTCTTGACGATGTACTTGTACAGCTGCATGTCGTCGGCCGCGTGCAGCAGCGTGTTGAACTTGTAGTTGATCTCGGCCTGGCCGCCGGTGCCCACCTCGTGGTGGCCCTTCTCCAGGCTGAAGCCGGCCTTGATCAGGTTTTGCAGCATCCGGCCGCGCAGGTCGACGTAGTGGTCGACCGGGGCAACCGGGAAGTAGCCGCCCTTGGGGCGCACCTTGTAACCGCGGTTGGGGCTGCCGTCGTTCTCGGTCGGCTCGCCGCTGTTCCACCAGCCCGAGATCGCGTCGACCTCGTAGAAGGAGCCGTTGGTGCGCGAGTCGAAGCTGACCGAGTCGAAGATGTAGAACTCGGCCTCGGCACCGAAGTAGGCGGTGTCGGCAACGCCCGTGCTCTTCAGGTAGTTCTCCGCCTTGCGGGCGACGTTGCGGGGGTCGCGCGAGTACGCCTCGAGGGTGAAGGGGTCGTGCACGAAGAAGTTGAGGTTCAGCGTCTTGGCTTCAGTGAACAGGTCGATCTGCGCGGTCGCCGGGTCGGGCAACAGCAACATGTCCGACTCGTGAATCGACTGGAACCCGCGAATCGACGAGCCGTCGAACGCCAGGCCATCGTCGAAAACACTTTGGTCGAAGAACGAAATCGGGATCGTGAAGTGCTGCATGATGCCCGGCAGGTCACAGAACCGCACGTCGACAAACTCGACGTTTTCGTCCTTGGCGAGCTTGAAGACGTCGTCGGGCGTCTTTTCCGTCACTGAAAGCTCCTTTGCTTGATAATCCGCGGCCTGACGCTATGGAGATGATGTTGCCCGCCCGTCAACCCCGTGTTGCGCGCAGGTTACTTGACCACGCGTCCCACAATTCGGGGTGCTGCATCGGCGGGTTCTATTGTGAGGCCCATGGACCGCAAAATCGTAACTGGTCGGCCCTACGGGCGCAGCAGCCTGTCCCGGCCCTTCGCCGCGACGACCTGATGCCGGAATCGCGCCCGGCATATCCCGGCGAGACACTCGGCTTGCCGAAAAGCGGCCCGGGATCGCTGGCATCGATGGGACGCCGCCTGGCGGCGCTGGCGATCGACTGGCTGATTGCCTACGGTCTGGCGGCGCTGGCCATGGCGTTCGGGATGTTCTCCGAACGAATGCTGTCGACGGCGGTGTTGGTGGTCTGGTTTCTGCTCGGTGCGGTGGCGGTGCGGCTGTACGGATTCACACCCGGGCAGCTGGCGCTCGGTCTCCAGGTGGTCGCACTGGACGGACGGCTGGGCATCGGCCGCGTGGCGGCGCGCGGGCTGCTGGTCGCCCTGGTGGTCCCGGCGCTGTTCACCGACTGGGACGGGCGGGGCATTCAAGACCGGGTGACCAACACGGCCGTGGTCCGGCGCTGAATCGCTTGACGCTTACTTGCGGCGCACGGTGCGCTGCACGCCGCGCATCTTGCCGGAGTTGGGCAGCGGCCCCTTCGGCATGACGGCGGCACCGGCCCGCGACCCCAGCGCGGCCAGCCGCGACTCCAGAGCGTCCATCTGCTTGACGCTGATGTTGGCCGGAAGCCGGGTCAGGTGCCGCTCCAGCTTGGACAGCGGAACCTCGCCGTCGCCGCTGCCGATGACGATGTCGTAGATCGGTATGTCGCCGACCAGCCGCGCGGTGCGCTTCTTCTCCTGGGCCAGAAGCGGTTTGACGCGGGTCGTCGACCCCTCACCGACGAAGATGACGCCCGGCCGGCCGATCACCCGGTGCACGGCGTCGAAGTGGCCGGTGGCCGCCACCCCCGGCGTGACCCGCCATTTGCCGCGCAGGTTGTCCAGCACCCAGGCTGCCGCGCCGGTTTGCCCCTCGGCCTGGCGGTAGATCGATTTCTGGGCCCGGCGGCCGAAGATGATGAATGCCACCAGCGCGCCCAGTATCACGCCGAGCGGGATCAGGGTGAACATGGTGAACCCGCCGACCAGCACGCCGACCGTCACCGAGACGGCCACGATCGCGACGAAGGCGCCGATCATGTAGGGGAGCAGGCGCTTGTCCTGTTTGCGCTGAACGTTGAACGCCTGCCACAGCTGGCCGCGGCGCTCCCTGGCCGCCGCCTTGCGTTCGGCTGCCGCCGCCGCCCGGGCGGCCTTGTTCTCGGCGGTACTGCGGGGTTTAGCCATAATCACCAAGGATACGAGGCGCCGGCCCCGCCTTACCCCAGGGCGTCCGACGCGCGGCTGCGTACGACCTGCTCGTAGAGCCGGCCGGCCCGATACGACGAGCGGACCAGCGGCCCGGCCAGCACACCCGCGAAGCCCAGTCCCTCGGCGTACTGCGCGAACTCGTCGAACTCCTCGGGCTTCACCCAGCGCTGCACCGGGTGGTGGCGCGCCGAGGGGCGCAGGTACTGGGTGATGGTGACGATGTCGCAGCCGGCGTCGTGCAGGTCGGCCAGTGCGGTGCGGACCTCGTCGGGAGTCTCGCCGAGACCCAAGATCAGGTTGCTCTTGGTGACCAGCCCGGCCTCGCGCGCCGCGGTGAGCACGCCCAGGCTGCGCTGATAGGTGAACGCCGGCCGAATCCGCTTGAAGATGCGCGGCACGGTTTCGACGTTGTGCGCCAATACTTCCGGGCGCGACTCGAAGACCTCCGCCAGGCGGGCCGGCTCGCCGTTGAAGTCGGGCACCAGCAGCTCGACACCGGTCGACGGGTTGAGCTCCTTGATGGCACGCACCGTCTCGGCGTACAGCCACGCCCCACCGTCGGGCAGGTCGTCGCGGGCGACGCCGGTGACGGTGGCGTAGCGCAACCCCATCGTCTGCACGCTTTCGGCGACCCGCCGGGGCTCGTCGCGGTCCAGCTCGGCGGGCTTGCCGGTGTCGATCTGACAGAAGTCGCAGCGGCGGGTGCACTGGTCGCCGCCGATCAGGAAGGTGGCCTCGCGGTCTTCCCAGCACTCGAAGATGTTTGGGCAGCCGGCCTCTTCGCAGACGGTGTGCAGACCCTCGCGCTTGACCAGGCTTTTGAGCTCGGTGTACTCCGGCCCCATCCGGACCCGTGTCTTGATCCACGGTGGCTTGCGCTCGATCGGGGTCTGCGCGTTGCGCACTTCCAGCCGCAGCAATTTGCGGCCTTCGGGAGCGATCGTCACATCGCTGATGTTACGCGGGCGGCGTCGTGTACCCCCACCGGTAAGACACCGTCGAGCGCATCGCACACGGCCGCCGCGACGGCCGGGCGGACCTCGTCGACGGTGACGGTGCGCCCGAGTTCGGCGGACAACGACGTCACCCCGGCATCGGTGATGCCGCAGGGCACGATGGCCGCATAGGCGCCCAGATCGCAGTCGCAGTTGAGCGCGAACCCGTGCAGCGCGGTCGCCCGCGCGACCCGCACACCGATCGCGGCGATCTTGCGCGCGGGCGCACCGGGCAGCCACACGCCGGAGCGGCCCTCGATCCGGCCGGCGTCCAGGCCTAGATCGCGGCACACCTTGATCAGCGATTCCTCAAGGCGCCGAACATAATTCACCACATTGAGCGGTTCTGCCAGGCCGATGACCGGGTAGCCGACCAACTGTCCCGGACCGTGCCAGGTGATCTTGCCGCCGCGGTCGGTGTCGACGACGGGCGTGCCGTCCACCGGTCGCTCGTGCGGCTCGGTGCGCCGTCCCGCGGTGTAGACCGCGGGGTGCTCCAGCAGCAGCAGGGTGTCGCTGCCGCCGGCCACCCTGGCGTCGGCCAGGTCGCGCTGTAGCTGCCAGGCGGTGCGATATTCGACCGTCCCCAATTGCCGGACGTCGATCGCTGCCGCGCTGGATCGGATCGAACCCATCACGCTGGCCAACGCTACGCGAACAGCTGGTGGTTCGCCGCGATGTACTGCTCGACGCTCAACGCGGGCTGGCCGGTGATCCGCTCGACGTCGTCGGTGGAGCGGTCGTAGCGGCCCGCGCGGTGCAGCTTGGCCATCGTGGCCAGGTGTTGCGCGACGTGTGCGGGCAGGCCCAGCGGCCGCAGAATCTCGGTGACCCAGGTGTCCTGCGCGATGTCGGCGCCGGTGATCGGGCGGCCCAAGGCGCGGGCGTACTGCGCGGCCAGCCCGTCGATGTCGAGGCTTGCCGGGCCGGTCAGCTCGTAGACGGAACCGATGTGGTCCGCCGGGTCCAGCAGGATCGCGCTCACCACGCGGGCGACGTCGCTGGCCGCGATCGGCGAGGTCTTGCCGGTGCCGAACGGCAGCACCAACAGGTTCCGTTCGCGCAGCGACGGCGCCGCCAGCGAGGTCAGGATCGGATTGTCCAGAAACACCGTCGGCCGCACCTGCACGGCCGGCACGCCCGACCAGTTCACCACCTGCTCGGCCAGCCAGTGCAGGCGATGCTGGCGCGACTCGTCGGTGCTCGTCAGCGTCATCTGCGACACCGTCATCTGCGACATGTTGACGAGTACCTCGAGGCGGCCCGATTCCAGCGCCGCCGCGCACACGATTGCCGTCGCCTGCAGGTAGTCGGGCGACACGCTCATCGAAAAGAACATCCGGTCGGCCCCGGCCATCGCGTCGACGACGTCCTGCGGCACGGTCAGGTCGCCGACCACCACCTCGGCGCCCACCGCGCGCAGCGGGTCGGCCCGTTCGTCGTCGCGGTGCACCATGGCACGCACCCGCTCGCCGCGGGACCGCAACTGCTCGACCACCATTCGGCTGACACCGCCGATGCCCCCGCCCGCGCCGGTAATCAAATACATCATCAGTCCTGATCGCGTCGGGCGGTGGCGTAGGCCAGCGCCTCGCCAATGGTGTTGTGGTGGAACTGAAATCCGGCGCGCTCCAGCGCGGACGGGATGGCGCGCTGGCCGGTCAGCAGTCCCTCGTCGGCGAATTCACCAAGCGCCGCGCGCACCGCGAAGGCCGGCAGCATCATCGGGGTCGGGCGGTTGACCGCGCTGCCGAAGGCGGTGGTGAACTCGGCGTTGGTGACGGGCGCGGGCCCGGTCATGTTCACCGGGCCGGACATCGACGGGTGTGAAATTGCGAAGAGCAAGGCCCGCACCTCGTCTTCGAGGCTGATCCACGACATGTACTGACGGCCGCTGCCCAGTCGGGCGCCCAGCCCCGCCGCGAACAGCGGGCGCATCCGGCGCAACGCACCGCCCGCGGCGGCCATCACCAGACCGGTACGGGCCAGCACCACGCGGGCACCGCCGTACTGCGCCGGCAGCGTGGCGGCCTCCCAGTCTTCGCAGAGCCGGGCGAGGAAACCCGCTCCCGCCCGGTCGTTTTCGTCGACCACACGGTCTTTGGTATTGCCGTAGTAGCCCACCGCGCTGGCGTTGATCAGGGTTTCGACGCCGGCGTCGGCGACCGCGGTGGCCAGCACCTCCGTCGGAGTGATGCGGCTGTCGCGCAGGCTCTGCTTGAAGGCGCCCGACCACCGGCGTCGGCCGACGTTGACGCCACACAGGTTGACGACGGCGTCGACCTCGGTGAGGGCGTCCGGATCGAAATCGCCGCTCTCCGGATTCCAGTGCAGCTCATCATGATTCGCCGGTGTCCGGCGGACGATGCGCAACACCCGGTGGTCGGCGGCGCGCAGAGCCGCAGCCAAAGCGGAGCCGATCAGGCCGGAGGAACCCGCAATCGCGACGACGGGCTTGGCCAATTCGCTAAGCCTCTCTACAGCCCTAGGTCGGCCTCGAACGCTCCCTCTTCAAGCCGGTGCTTGATCGTGGTGAGGAATCGTCCGGCGTCGGCCCCATCGATCAGCCGATGGTCGTAGGTCAACGGCAGGTAGCAGATCGAGCGCACCCCGATCGATTCATTGCCGCTGTCGTCGACCACCACCCGCGGGCGCTTGACGATCGCCCCGGTGCCCAGCATCGCCGCCTGCGGCGGGACCAGGATCGGGGTGTCGAACAACGCGCCCTGGCTGCCGATGTTGGTGATCGTGAAGGTGCCCCCGGACAACTCGTCCGGTTTCAGGTTGCCCGTCCGGGCGCGCTCGGCGATGTCGGCGATCGCGCGGGCCAGCCCGGCCAGCGACAGGTCGCCGGCGTTGTGCACCACGGGGGAGAGCAGGCCCTGCTCGGTGTCGACCGCGAAACCGAGGTGCTCGGCGTCGTAGTAGGTGATCTCCTTGGAGTCCTCGTTGTAGCTGGCGTTGACGTTCGGGTGAATCTTCAGCGCGTCGATGACCGCCTTGGCGATGAACGGCAGGTAGGTCAGATTCACGCCCTCACGCTCGGCGAACGACGTCTTGGCCTTGGCGCGCAGGCCCACGATCTTGGTCATGTCGACCTCGTGGGTCTGGGTGAGTTGCGCGGTGGCCTGCAGGGATTCGCGGGTCTTCTTGGCGGTGATCTGGCGGATCCGGTTGGCCTTCTGCGTGGTTCCGCGCAGGTGGGACAGCGCGGGCGCCGGAGTCGGCGCCGCCGCAGCCTTGGCCACGGGCGACGGTGCGGCGGGAGCCGGAGC
This genomic interval carries:
- a CDS encoding FAD-binding oxidoreductase, translating into MESWRNNISVLRGVLRGPVFTADDSAFDSEVAVFNMAVRHRPALVVGATGAGDVSEAVRFAARNGLNVAVLNTGHGPTVGADADTLMITMRRMSGIIIDAEKHWARVDAGVRFGQLVDAAALYGLAPLPGSSPGVGVVGYTLAGGASSTMGRKYGWAADHVTAMDVVTADGELRRVSSESESDLFGALLGGTSNFGVVVAMEFGLFPVTSLYAGALFYSGQHTRQVLQAYRDLTASAPDELTTGFALLNLPPLPGLPPFMKGQLTVSVRISYVGDASAGSALIDPLRVAAPVLADSVASIPYSQFASISNDPTDPAPAVEHFGLLRELTDDTIDAIVDVVGPDSGSAINIVDIRHLQGAFSKPAPFPNAVGARDAAFAMFGLTVVPPGREVADYRDSGRELLGALRPWLHDMTNPSFVGPADTLDDRIKRVYHPEVYDKLQTVKEHYDPYNRFRLNHNIPPRFAA
- the hchA gene encoding glyoxalase III HchA; translated protein: MSYDADDLSKDPTPDRAEDNAFFPSPYSLTQYTRPTTDFDGVEHEGAYTEGRWKVLMIAAEERYLLCENGKMFSTGNHPVEMLLPLHHLLTAGFDVDVATIAGYPAKLEWWALPGQDKAVLQTYEALKPKLKQPKKLAEVVENDLGADSDYIAVFIPGGHGAVIGLPAAGAVAQTLDWALANDKFIITLCRGPAALLSVGQGETESPFKGYSLCVFPDALDEGFNVDIGYLPGHMQWLVADALRKQGLTVLNDDMTGKVHQDRKLLTGDSPLASNNLGHLAASALVEAVRSNSTS
- a CDS encoding TIGR03619 family F420-dependent LLM class oxidoreductase, with protein sequence MKFYISSAFLNTREIIEIAKAADELGYDGIGIPDHVVNLETLDTPYPYTKDGERRWQPFTDWPDPWVLAGALAQVTTRLRFVTTVYIPAMRNPYSAAKAIGTAAVLASGRIELGIGVGWCREEFALMTEQFDARGKRTDEMIELMRALWAPGWTEFDGDFYKTPRLEMQPTPPPIPVYVGGLSDAALRRAARNDGWIGDLIKSEHAIEAVGKLRELRAQKGLTMDDFTILTPLTDAFTTADYQRVADAGITGIITMPWMFYSGPDATLDDKIDGMQRFRKDLALDG
- a CDS encoding DUF4191 domain-containing protein, translated to MAKPRSTAENKAARAAAAAERKAAARERRGQLWQAFNVQRKQDKRLLPYMIGAFVAIVAVSVTVGVLVGGFTMFTLIPLGVILGALVAFIIFGRRAQKSIYRQAEGQTGAAAWVLDNLRGKWRVTPGVAATGHFDAVHRVIGRPGVIFVGEGSTTRVKPLLAQEKKRTARLVGDIPIYDIVIGSGDGEVPLSKLERHLTRLPANISVKQMDALESRLAALGSRAGAAVMPKGPLPNSGKMRGVQRTVRRK
- the glnA gene encoding type I glutamate--ammonia ligase; its protein translation is MTEKTPDDVFKLAKDENVEFVDVRFCDLPGIMQHFTIPISFFDQSVFDDGLAFDGSSIRGFQSIHESDMLLLPDPATAQIDLFTEAKTLNLNFFVHDPFTLEAYSRDPRNVARKAENYLKSTGVADTAYFGAEAEFYIFDSVSFDSRTNGSFYEVDAISGWWNSGEPTENDGSPNRGYKVRPKGGYFPVAPVDHYVDLRGRMLQNLIKAGFSLEKGHHEVGTGGQAEINYKFNTLLHAADDMQLYKYIVKNTAWQAGKTVTFMPKPLFGDNGSGMHTHQSLWKDGSPLMYDETGYAGLSDTARHYIGGLLHHAPSLLAFTNPTVNSYKRLVPGFEAPINLVYSQRNRSACVRIPITGSNPKAKRLEFRCPDSSGNPYLAFAAMLMAGLDGIKNKIEPQAPVDKDLYELPPEEAANIPQAPTQLSAVIDRLEEDHEYLTEGGVFTSDLIETWISFKRDNEILPVQIRPHPYEFALYYDV
- a CDS encoding TetR/AcrR family transcriptional regulator, with the translated sequence MAVDRRIRRAGGARRAAAVQAAASVLADRGYENARFADVAQASGTAISTLQNYFGSREDMLIEAMRYTTESEVAAFETVADAESDPWNRLVAMIDRNLNTPVRNHQLLLEFWRSGIRDEELRDYGEEGWSRYRAPFVRTVIEGRDAGVFAPVVAPEDVVDLLFATLVGAMIPRVLRFPSPSADRFRTALLRQLAGTLGRPGYE
- a CDS encoding RDD family protein translates to MPESRPAYPGETLGLPKSGPGSLASMGRRLAALAIDWLIAYGLAALAMAFGMFSERMLSTAVLVVWFLLGAVAVRLYGFTPGQLALGLQVVALDGRLGIGRVAARGLLVALVVPALFTDWDGRGIQDRVTNTAVVRR
- a CDS encoding PaaI family thioesterase, which produces MSQGAGAFDAMFEVLSAAEADRVTGLYAPLAEAVRELIDATIRTEADDDAVAHARTQIEAVTQLLRQRTRPVGVTFRVGDRPLPLGNAAIGLCNPIAPPVVVHHDGNGRCWSEFVLGSAYEGPPGRVHGGVSALVLDHMLGEAASEGLSRARFTGTITVKYLRGTPLGPLRCDAWIDRTEGAKAFAKGSISDAEGVTVEAEGVFIEPAWARDIQ